One window from the genome of Pelodictyon luteolum DSM 273 encodes:
- a CDS encoding lysylphosphatidylglycerol synthase transmembrane domain-containing protein, producing the protein MQKGKRSVSKWTGYVGLGAGLALIVLLFRTIDLQRSIELISSIGFSSVFILLPFFALHFFETLAWVDVFPPGTKGIRFWRLMKIQVIAETVSMTLPAGVAVGEPLRPYLCHRQMGIDTPVAVAAVAVRKLLLGAMQGVYTVIGALAGFMLLQQVSQDLTGFGGLGYLMLAVGTGVFLMFMIFLLLILNGNSATALHRMLMLVPFERARAWLLLRESGFQDTDLHLRSFSSSSPLRLLKATFWYLLGWAMLAFESYIILRLLGVAISFPQVLAIDTTLVMLRAVFFFIPSGLGVQDLGYLAFFQAIGIPDAMAYGGAFILLRRFKEVIWYSSGYLLMFLSGVHISDAGRIEGPARVKGEQP; encoded by the coding sequence ATGCAGAAAGGCAAGCGGTCTGTTTCCAAATGGACGGGATACGTTGGCCTCGGCGCCGGTCTCGCTCTCATTGTTCTTCTGTTCCGTACCATCGACCTGCAGCGTTCGATCGAACTCATCAGCTCGATCGGTTTCAGCTCGGTCTTCATCCTCCTGCCTTTTTTTGCCCTTCATTTCTTTGAAACGCTTGCATGGGTGGACGTCTTTCCTCCCGGTACCAAAGGGATACGGTTCTGGCGGCTCATGAAGATCCAGGTGATTGCAGAAACGGTTTCCATGACCCTGCCTGCAGGTGTTGCGGTGGGCGAGCCCCTGAGGCCCTATCTCTGCCACCGCCAGATGGGTATCGACACGCCGGTTGCGGTCGCTGCGGTTGCCGTGCGCAAACTGCTGCTCGGCGCCATGCAGGGCGTCTATACGGTCATCGGGGCCCTTGCGGGGTTCATGCTTCTGCAGCAGGTATCACAGGACCTTACCGGGTTCGGGGGCCTCGGCTACCTTATGCTGGCCGTCGGCACCGGGGTGTTTCTCATGTTCATGATCTTTCTCCTGCTGATCCTCAACGGCAATTCCGCTACGGCACTGCACCGTATGCTGATGCTTGTGCCGTTCGAGCGGGCAAGGGCGTGGCTGCTTCTGCGGGAATCGGGTTTCCAGGATACCGACCTGCATCTGCGCAGCTTCAGCAGCTCCTCACCCCTCCGCCTCCTTAAGGCGACCTTCTGGTACCTTCTCGGCTGGGCAATGCTTGCCTTTGAAAGCTACATCATCCTTCGCCTGCTCGGCGTCGCAATTTCTTTTCCCCAGGTACTTGCCATCGACACGACGCTCGTCATGCTCCGGGCCGTGTTTTTTTTCATCCCTTCGGGACTCGGCGTCCAGGATCTCGGGTATCTGGCATTCTTTCAGGCAATCGGCATTCCGGACGCCATGGCATATGGCGGGGCGTTCATCCTCCTCAGGCGATTCAAGGAGGTGATCTGGTACTCTTCAGGCTATCTCTTGATGTTTCTCTCGGGGGTGCATATCTCTGATGCAGGGCGTATCGAAGGTCCAGCGCGTGTGAAGGGGGAGCAGCCATGA